One stretch of Thermanaerosceptrum fracticalcis DNA includes these proteins:
- the glmM gene encoding phosphoglucosamine mutase yields the protein MAVMFGTDGVRGVANRELTPELAFKLGRAAASLLKPERGRGSIVIGRDTRHSGPMLEGALLAGICSAGLDVYLAGVIPTPAIAFLTRELEACAGAVISASHNPAPDNGIKFFNHKGFKLDDELEEKIEALVLGDLEGLPRPTGADLGKVIPLPDAVERYVNFLKNIVKGDLTGLKIVVDCANGAAYQAAPILLRRLGAEVIILNNEPDGININDECGSTHPAGLQKAVLEHKAHLGLAYDGDADRVIAVDEKGELVDGDKILVICGLNLHEKNKLGKKIVVTVMSNWGLKQAFHKEKVEVLETKVGDRFVLEKMLESGAVLGGEQSGHIIFLKHNTTGDGILTSLQLLQVLKEKGQPLSTLAQAMETYPQVLRNVKVKSKQGWEKNSAIQEAIARGENTLSGSGRILVRPSGTEPLIRVMAEGKDRTQLETVVNLISDVIEKELG from the coding sequence ATGGCAGTTATGTTTGGAACAGATGGCGTAAGAGGTGTTGCCAACCGTGAGTTAACACCGGAGTTAGCGTTTAAATTAGGAAGAGCCGCAGCCAGTCTCCTTAAACCAGAGAGGGGCAGGGGTTCCATTGTCATTGGCCGGGACACCCGCCATTCAGGCCCTATGCTGGAAGGTGCCTTATTGGCAGGAATTTGTTCCGCAGGACTGGACGTATATTTAGCCGGAGTCATACCAACTCCGGCCATTGCCTTTCTCACCCGGGAGCTGGAGGCCTGTGCCGGGGCGGTTATTTCAGCCTCTCATAATCCTGCCCCGGACAATGGCATTAAATTTTTTAACCATAAGGGTTTTAAATTGGATGACGAGCTGGAAGAAAAGATTGAGGCGCTGGTCCTTGGCGATTTGGAAGGATTACCCCGCCCCACAGGAGCAGATTTGGGTAAAGTGATCCCCCTACCGGATGCCGTGGAGAGATATGTTAATTTTCTTAAGAACATCGTAAAGGGTGATCTTACGGGTTTAAAAATTGTGGTGGATTGTGCCAATGGCGCCGCCTACCAGGCAGCTCCCATCCTGTTGAGGAGGCTGGGGGCAGAGGTCATTATCCTCAATAACGAACCGGATGGAATCAATATTAATGATGAATGTGGCTCTACCCATCCCGCGGGCTTACAGAAGGCTGTGCTGGAGCATAAGGCCCACTTAGGCTTAGCTTATGACGGTGATGCCGATCGGGTTATTGCCGTAGATGAAAAGGGAGAGCTTGTGGATGGAGATAAAATCCTGGTTATCTGTGGTTTGAACCTGCACGAGAAAAATAAATTAGGGAAAAAAATCGTTGTTACGGTCATGAGCAACTGGGGTTTGAAACAGGCCTTTCATAAGGAAAAGGTTGAGGTTTTGGAAACCAAGGTAGGTGACCGCTTCGTCCTGGAAAAAATGCTGGAATCCGGTGCTGTACTGGGCGGGGAACAATCGGGGCATATCATTTTCCTCAAACATAATACAACAGGTGATGGTATCTTGACGTCTCTCCAGCTCCTCCAGGTACTGAAGGAAAAGGGACAGCCCTTAAGTACTCTGGCTCAGGCTATGGAAACATACCCGCAGGTCCTGCGTAACGTTAAGGTAAAAAGCAAGCAGGGCTGGGAAAAAAATTCAGCCATTCAGGAAGCAATTGCCCGGGGAGAAAATACTCTCTCCGGTTCCGGCAGGATA
- a CDS encoding CdaR family protein, translating into MHELIKRDIAYKAAAILLAVLLWFYVTNLQNPTIEKVLSGVPVSYYGLKEGLVTGDRPQNIELKVKGPRSLINPLTSKDIKASVDLTQAKMGEGNYPVQVTLPAGVELIYNKTPSIHLRIDAIQEKQLAVQVKIENTVAQGYASFEPVLTPSRVVVKGPLQLLANLDSARVTVDLNQATDNLVLNVPVNIVDKWGNLVQGNSLDINPKSIQVFIPVIKNSPTKVVPVKPVLSGKPAEGFQVARIILEPETVKITGPYDRLNLVDHVPTQPIDISGIQQNLVTQVTLSSPEGISLLYDPTVKVLIQVETGPVSKQFNEIPLNKQNQQAGTKVMLKPEKISITVRGSHEEIAKLKAEDIKALVDLAGLTSGTYQLEVKVDISNNLQVLKVEPNKVEVTISNEG; encoded by the coding sequence ATGCATGAACTGATAAAAAGAGACATCGCCTATAAAGCGGCGGCCATTTTACTGGCGGTACTGTTGTGGTTTTATGTTACCAATTTGCAGAATCCAACAATTGAGAAAGTTCTTTCGGGTGTGCCTGTCTCCTATTATGGCTTAAAAGAAGGACTGGTTACGGGCGATAGGCCCCAGAATATAGAGCTGAAGGTTAAAGGACCCCGTTCCCTAATTAATCCCCTAACTTCTAAGGATATCAAGGCCAGCGTGGATCTAACCCAGGCTAAAATGGGAGAGGGTAATTATCCTGTACAGGTTACGCTTCCGGCAGGTGTAGAGCTGATCTACAATAAAACTCCCAGTATTCATTTACGCATCGATGCCATTCAGGAAAAACAGCTGGCGGTCCAGGTTAAAATAGAGAATACCGTGGCCCAGGGTTATGCCAGTTTTGAACCGGTTCTTACGCCTTCCAGGGTAGTGGTGAAGGGACCCCTGCAGCTTTTGGCCAATCTTGATTCCGCCCGGGTGACGGTGGATCTGAACCAGGCTACGGACAACCTGGTGTTAAATGTACCGGTCAATATTGTAGACAAATGGGGGAATCTTGTACAGGGTAATTCTCTTGACATTAACCCTAAAAGTATCCAGGTCTTTATTCCTGTCATCAAGAACAGCCCCACCAAGGTCGTACCCGTTAAACCTGTATTAAGCGGAAAGCCCGCCGAGGGTTTCCAGGTGGCGAGAATTATTTTAGAGCCGGAAACAGTGAAGATTACCGGACCTTATGATAGATTAAACCTGGTGGACCATGTTCCCACCCAGCCTATCGATATCTCCGGAATCCAGCAGAATCTTGTTACCCAGGTGACACTAAGCTCACCGGAAGGGATAAGCCTGCTTTATGATCCCACGGTCAAGGTGTTAATCCAGGTAGAGACAGGGCCAGTCAGCAAGCAGTTTAACGAAATCCCGCTGAATAAGCAAAACCAGCAGGCAGGGACTAAAGTAATGCTAAAACCCGAAAAAATTAGTATCACCGTGCGGGGATCTCATGAAGAAATAGCCAAGCTTAAAGCTGAAGATATCAAGGCACTAGTGGATCTGGCGGGCTTAACATCGGGGACTTATCAGTTGGAAGTAAAGGTGGATATTTCGAATAACCTCCAGGTATTAAAAGTGGAACCGAATAAAGTGGAAGTAACCATAAGTAACGAAGGTTAA